In Brevibacillus brevis NBRC 100599, a single genomic region encodes these proteins:
- a CDS encoding DUF4275 family protein, with protein sequence MKLADRMKEKNTKTTELSIWGPYLREEWEKHFASHLTEEDKERIFLKNKDGYQGYLWHLFSYKLRDCLEREEADEAFQQVAHESYYVFYQLANEVLILENAARFSVADLEKEYDVYIVDKDFTWTYVKTHETEWCGPYFCKK encoded by the coding sequence ATGAAACTAGCTGACCGGATGAAGGAAAAGAACACGAAGACAACAGAGCTGTCTATTTGGGGACCATACTTACGGGAAGAATGGGAAAAGCATTTTGCGAGCCATCTGACCGAAGAGGATAAAGAGAGGATTTTTCTCAAAAATAAAGACGGCTACCAGGGGTATCTGTGGCATTTATTCAGCTATAAACTGAGAGATTGTCTTGAACGCGAGGAAGCGGATGAAGCCTTTCAGCAGGTGGCCCATGAGTCGTACTATGTGTTTTACCAGCTTGCTAACGAAGTTCTGATTTTGGAAAATGCTGCGAGGTTTTCTGTCGCGGACTTGGAAAAGGAATACGATGTGTACATCGTGGATAAGGACTTTACGTGGACGTATGTGAAGACCCATGAAACCGAGTGGTGCGGGCCTTATTTTTGTAAGAAGTAG
- a CDS encoding sulfurtransferase TusA family protein: MSVQSNFSADKTLDCKGLACPMPVVRTKKAMEEMLPGQVMEVQATDKGSLADLKSWANNTGHEYLGSIQEGEVWKHFLRKASTHEVKEETNFLRTISNEELQKKLEANEKLTLIDVREQAEYAFHRIPVAISIPLGVLEQRLDELQLDDDIYMICRSGKRSDMACQLLAKKGFTKITNVLPGMSGWNGPVEKQ, translated from the coding sequence ATGTCCGTACAATCGAATTTTTCTGCTGATAAAACATTAGATTGCAAAGGCTTGGCATGTCCAATGCCTGTCGTACGTACAAAAAAAGCAATGGAAGAGATGTTACCGGGTCAAGTGATGGAGGTACAGGCGACGGATAAAGGGTCATTGGCTGACCTGAAGAGCTGGGCAAACAATACGGGGCATGAATATTTGGGCTCGATTCAGGAGGGGGAAGTATGGAAGCATTTCCTGCGAAAAGCGAGTACCCATGAGGTGAAGGAGGAGACGAATTTCTTGCGGACCATATCTAATGAAGAACTGCAAAAAAAGCTGGAAGCCAACGAGAAGCTGACGCTCATTGATGTGCGAGAACAGGCAGAATACGCTTTTCACCGCATTCCTGTAGCTATTTCAATACCCCTGGGAGTATTAGAGCAGCGTTTGGATGAGCTACAGCTCGATGACGACATCTACATGATCTGCCGATCCGGCAAACGCAGCGACATGGCATGTCAGTTGCTGGCCAAAAAAGGTTTTACCAAAATCACCAATGTGCTACCGGGTATGTCCGGCTGGAATGGCCCGGTAGAAAAACAATAA